A stretch of Oreochromis aureus strain Israel breed Guangdong linkage group 11, ZZ_aureus, whole genome shotgun sequence DNA encodes these proteins:
- the LOC120442524 gene encoding uncharacterized protein LOC120442524: protein MASLKALLSALTLLALTVDASSGPGYSNYNYDLSGQDLTRLYNSPVMTAERMKRPLEGTSFILGPLSHSGVRVTLDDGSQWLIHKGGGFGLSSQTVVTDARHMSSAWRPVSSREFQGSKTVSDFVSAGGPNYNLFSDNCHLGSRRMMDQ, encoded by the exons ATGGCTTCCCTCAAAGCGCTGCTCTCTGCGCTGACTCTGCTGGCTCTGACTGTGGACGCCTCGTCTGGCC CCGGGTACAGCAACTACAACTACGACCTGTCTGGTCAGGACCTGACCCGTCTCTACAACTCGCCGGTGATGACGGCTGAGAGGATGAAGAGGCCGCTGGAGGGGACTTCATTTATACTGGGACCACTCAGCCACTCCGGGGTTCG GGTGACGTTAGATGATGGCTCTCAGTGGCTGATCCATAAAGGAGGCGGATTCGGATTATCCTCTCAGACGGTGGTGACTGATGCCCGACACATGAGCTCGGCCTGGAGG cctgtcagtTCTAGAGAATTCCAGGGTTCAAAGACAGTTTCAGACTTTGTGAGTGCTGGAGGACCCAACTACAACTTATTCTCTGATAACTGCCACCTGGGATCGCGTCGAATGATGGACCAGTAA
- the LOC120442752 gene encoding gamma-aminobutyric acid type B receptor subunit 2-like, with the protein MGRFGQVQEGLGLLLVFWLTAGPAQGRHPLPVLWLMPVGSGSGGENLTAGVAPAVRLALQDLKKQPPPLGNYEIQLQLLDSQCDPAKALKALFDAVWAGPQYLLLFGGVCPPVTALIARALPALGLVQVSFAASAPGLSNRKLYRNLFSMVPSDRVLNQAAVKLLQRYKWTRVGVVTQEGPRLSEMKKDLIRQLLKAGVHVAVTESLSGDVCGRLKKLKDEDVRIIIAQLEDEAVSEVFCCAYRLNLFGAWYQWIIAGGGAAGWRLGWKFSGCTANSLLVAADGSVRLQVRELGNANTPGVSGRTPQDYQDSYLRQLIQERSEVSSLYSFAYDAVWVVARALSQATEGPVFFWNGERMTSIELVQFQGPGPAKDQPAVLLQHRHISLLLYIVISSAAGVTVIIALILLFFVIINHKHRYGVCNFIDTLQQTPSVRN; encoded by the exons ATGGGTCGGTTTGGACAGGTACAGGAGGGGTTGGGGTTGCTCCTGGTCTTCTGGCTGACGGCGGGGCCGGCTCAGGGTCGGCACCCTCTGCCCGTGCTGTGGCTGATGCCGGTCGGCTCCGGGTCGGGCGGGGAGAACCTGACGGCGGGCGTGGCTCCGGCTGTAAGACTGGCTCTGCAGGACCTGAAGAAACAACCACCACCGCTGGGGAACTACGAGATCCAGCTCCAGCTGCTGGACTCACAG TGCGACCCCGCTAAAGCGCTCAAAGCCCTGTTTGACGCCGTGTGGGCGGGGCCCCAGTACCTGCTGCTGTTTGGAGGGGTGTGTCCACCTGTGACAGCGCTCATCGCTCGCGCTCTTCCGGCGCTCGGCCTGGTGCAG GTGTCTTTTGCGGCCTCGGCTCCCGGCTTGTCCAACAGGAAGTTGTACAGAAACCTGTTCAGCATGGTGCCGTCAGACCGAGTGCTCAACCAGGCCGCCGTGAAGCTGCTGCAGCGCTACAAGTGGACCAGAGTCGGCGTGGTCACGCAGGAAGGACCCAGACTCTCCGAG ATGAAGAAGGATCTGATCAGACAGCTGCTGAAAGCCGGCGTTCACGTCGCCGTCACAGAAAGCCTCTCTGGAGACGTCTGCGGCCGCCTGAAGAAACTGAAG GATGAGGACGTTCGCATCATCATCGCACAGCTGGAAGATGAGGCTGTGTCTGAGGTGTTCTGCTGT GCGTACAGACTGAACCTGTTTGGAGCTTGGTACCAGTGGATCATCGCTGGCGGAGGAGCAGCTGGGTGGAGGCTGGGGTGGAAGTTTTCTGGCTGTACGGCCAACAGCCTCCTGGTGGCGGCAGACGGGTCCGTCCGGCTGCAGGTCCGAGAGCTCGGCAACGCCAACACGCCGGGAGTCTCTGGACGG ACTCCTCAGGACTACCAGGACTCCTACCTCAGGCAGCTGATacaggagaggtcagaggtcagctcgCTGTACTCCTTCGCCTATGATGCCGTTTGGGTCGTTGCCAGAGCTCTGAGCCAGGCGACGGAG GGTCCAGTTTTCTTTTGGAACGGGGAGAGAATGACGTCGATCGAGCTGGTCCAGTTTCAAG GTCCAGGACCAGCTAAAGACCAGCCTGCTGTCCTTCTGCAGCACCGTCACATCAGCCTCCTCCTGTACATCGTCATATCATCAGCTGCTGGTGTGACCGTCATCATCGCTCTGATCCTCCTCTTCTTCGTCATCATCAACCACAAACACCGGTATGGCGTCTGTAATTTCATCGACACATTACAGCAAACACCGTCTGTGAGAAACTGA